The proteins below are encoded in one region of Neoasaia chiangmaiensis:
- the glmU gene encoding bifunctional UDP-N-acetylglucosamine diphosphorylase/glucosamine-1-phosphate N-acetyltransferase GlmU: MRENHAAGVSASSMRNATTAVILAAGLGTRMCSALPKAMHLLGGRPMISHLIETASAVFDCVVVVIGPEMDALAQACAPHAVVVQAERLGTGHAARTAEALFGDGDVAILYADNPLISGETMRALLAARAQPGTSLALLAMRPMDPGRYGRVVVENGRVTRIVEWKDATDAERAIDLCNAGVICAEARYLRDWLAELRADNTQGEYYLTDVVALAAERGVVRFVEAPEAELAGINSRRELARAEAALQARLREAALERGVTLVAPETVFFSTDTQLDADVTIEPNVVFGPGVRVRSGAVIRAFSHLEGCDVGGSAIIGPYARLRPGTICEEGSHVGNFVELKAATLGRGAKANHLTYLGDATIGARTNIGAGTITCNYDGYFKHRTIIGENAFIGSDSILIAPVKVGDGALVAAGSVITEGVPDDALAMGRARQTNKDGRAAVLRDILKARKEQG, translated from the coding sequence ATGAGAGAAAATCACGCTGCGGGTGTCTCCGCTTCTTCCATGCGCAACGCGACGACAGCCGTCATTCTGGCGGCTGGGCTTGGCACGCGTATGTGCTCGGCCCTGCCCAAGGCAATGCATCTGCTGGGTGGTCGTCCCATGATCTCGCATCTGATCGAAACGGCGTCTGCTGTATTCGATTGCGTGGTCGTTGTGATTGGCCCGGAGATGGATGCGCTTGCGCAGGCGTGCGCGCCTCATGCTGTTGTGGTGCAGGCGGAGCGTCTCGGAACGGGTCACGCCGCACGGACGGCGGAAGCATTGTTCGGTGACGGCGATGTGGCCATCCTGTATGCGGATAATCCTCTTATTTCGGGCGAGACAATGCGCGCCCTCCTCGCGGCGCGGGCGCAGCCGGGAACGTCGCTTGCCCTGCTGGCGATGCGCCCGATGGACCCAGGACGTTACGGGCGGGTCGTGGTCGAAAATGGTCGCGTCACGCGTATCGTCGAATGGAAAGACGCCACTGATGCAGAGCGCGCGATCGACCTGTGCAACGCGGGCGTGATCTGTGCAGAGGCGCGTTATCTTCGGGATTGGTTGGCGGAACTGCGGGCCGATAACACTCAGGGCGAATACTATCTGACGGATGTCGTGGCTCTGGCGGCAGAGCGGGGTGTCGTAAGGTTCGTCGAGGCACCGGAAGCTGAACTCGCTGGCATCAACTCCCGTCGGGAACTGGCGCGTGCGGAGGCCGCGCTGCAAGCGCGTCTTCGCGAGGCTGCGCTGGAACGCGGGGTGACGCTCGTGGCGCCGGAAACGGTCTTCTTCAGCACGGATACGCAACTGGATGCTGACGTCACTATCGAGCCGAACGTCGTGTTCGGGCCGGGCGTTCGGGTGCGATCCGGTGCGGTTATTCGTGCATTCAGCCATCTGGAAGGCTGTGACGTCGGAGGGAGCGCCATCATTGGGCCATATGCCCGATTGCGTCCGGGAACGATCTGCGAGGAAGGCTCGCATGTCGGAAATTTCGTGGAGTTGAAGGCTGCCACGCTGGGACGCGGTGCGAAGGCCAATCATCTGACATATCTGGGAGACGCGACCATTGGTGCCCGCACGAATATCGGCGCCGGTACGATCACCTGCAATTACGATGGTTATTTCAAGCACCGGACCATCATCGGCGAGAATGCGTTCATCGGGTCCGACTCAATACTCATTGCGCCGGTGAAGGTTGGGGACGGTGCGTTGGTCGCGGCAGGCAGTGTCATCACGGAGGGCGTCCCTGACGATGCCCTTGCGATGGGACGTGCCCGACAGACAAACAAGGACGGCCGTGCGGCGGTCTTGCGCGACATATTGAAAGCTCGGAAGGAGCAGGGCTGA
- a CDS encoding DUF3108 domain-containing protein, whose product MFDKCRVLGFALLGMMGIAGHAYGDDGQIGAPYAVYTHGFHVADADANYRLTDWGYGINTHIKAGGLLSLFLRMDVSSSANGRFINGSAEPVQYSSGGYSRGQSRSIVIHYDNWTPTVTTLQPKEPDRETVPASDLPNAIDTLSAMALLLSTLQHTGHCDGSARVFDGLRLTMMKAHGPTPTIIPTETGEVFRGAGLRCDFIGQQTAGFVKGSSHLNEMKAAHPGAAWFQNVPGVGLVAVRIEFDHPKMGKIIAVLQRRPTLSRDH is encoded by the coding sequence ATGTTTGATAAGTGTCGCGTGCTTGGGTTCGCCTTGCTTGGCATGATGGGGATTGCGGGACATGCATATGGTGACGACGGTCAGATTGGCGCGCCATATGCCGTTTACACCCATGGTTTTCATGTTGCGGATGCGGATGCGAATTATCGTCTAACCGATTGGGGTTACGGCATAAATACGCATATCAAGGCTGGCGGATTGCTTAGTCTGTTTCTGCGGATGGATGTTTCGAGCAGCGCGAACGGTCGTTTCATCAACGGTTCCGCTGAACCCGTGCAGTATTCGAGCGGGGGCTACTCGCGCGGACAATCTCGTTCCATCGTCATTCATTATGATAACTGGACCCCGACGGTCACGACCCTTCAACCGAAGGAGCCGGACCGGGAAACTGTTCCCGCATCGGACCTTCCGAACGCGATCGATACGCTGAGTGCGATGGCACTGCTTCTGAGTACATTGCAGCACACGGGCCATTGTGACGGCTCCGCGCGCGTGTTCGATGGATTGCGCCTGACAATGATGAAGGCGCACGGTCCGACACCTACGATCATTCCGACCGAAACGGGAGAGGTCTTTCGCGGGGCAGGCCTGCGGTGCGATTTCATCGGGCAGCAGACGGCTGGTTTCGTCAAAGGATCGTCTCATCTGAATGAGATGAAGGCTGCGCATCCCGGGGCTGCGTGGTTCCAGAATGTGCCGGGCGTTGGTCTGGTTGCCGTTCGCATCGAATTCGACCATCCGAAAATGGGGAAAATCATCGCCGTTTTGCAGCGGCGCCCTACGTTATCGCGAGACCACTAG
- the gyrB gene encoding DNA topoisomerase (ATP-hydrolyzing) subunit B translates to MSEQKAPADTQENAVDDADYGASSISVLKGLDAVRKRPGMYIGDTDDGSGLHHMVFEIIDNAVDEAQAGHATRCILTLNGDGSVSVRDDGRGIPTDMHEEEGVSAAEVVLTKLHAGGKFNQNSYKVSGGLHGVGAAVVNALSEWMEVRIWRQGMEHTIRFQHGERDAPLSVVGASDEPRGTLVTFKPSKATFTRVDFEFSILERRMRELAFLNSGLTIVLRDERHAEARETTFFYEGGLAAFAEWLDASKTPIVSPPITASVDHAESGIKVEFALTWNDSFHETMLCFTNNIPQRDGGAHLAGFRQALTRIVGRYAEANSKREAGSLTGEDMREGMTAVLSVKVPDPKFSSQTKDKLVSSEVQPVVHVAAADAIGHWFETHPKEAKAIVAKVIEAAAARDAARRARELTRRKGVLDVSSLPGKLADCQERDAAKAELFIVEGDSAGGTAKQGRDRRFQAILPLKGKILNVERARFDRMLGSAEVGTLITALGTGIGRGEVDQGGFSIDKLRYHKIVIMTDADVDGSHIRTLLLTFFFRQMPELIENGYLYIAQPPLYRAKRGNEERYLKDDAALEQYLLDKALANASLSYHDGRELTGGALNDNVRWLGRVTQTLQRIATKVPTWILEQALIARAISLNVEEAQLRAPDLQARLDAASPVSERGWKVVPTDRGELRLARSVRGVGEVYTLDTVLLRSAEARWLAGEEERLARDFDRPATLTLDGHVYTMNGPAALFERVLAQGRRGLAINRFKGLGEMNNEQLWNTTLDPATRILLQVKIGDVEDAGQVFSTLMGDVVEPRRDFIVGNAQKVANLDV, encoded by the coding sequence ATGTCCGAACAAAAAGCGCCGGCCGACACGCAGGAAAACGCTGTCGATGATGCAGACTATGGCGCATCGTCGATCTCGGTCCTCAAGGGACTGGACGCCGTTCGTAAACGTCCGGGTATGTATATCGGCGATACCGATGATGGCTCCGGTCTTCATCACATGGTGTTCGAGATCATCGATAATGCGGTGGACGAAGCCCAGGCAGGGCATGCGACGCGGTGCATCCTCACGCTGAATGGGGATGGCTCGGTCAGCGTGCGTGATGACGGGCGCGGCATTCCGACCGATATGCATGAGGAAGAGGGTGTCAGCGCCGCCGAGGTCGTGCTGACGAAACTGCATGCCGGCGGCAAATTCAACCAGAATTCCTACAAGGTTTCCGGTGGTTTGCACGGCGTCGGCGCGGCTGTTGTCAACGCCTTGTCCGAGTGGATGGAGGTCCGCATCTGGCGGCAGGGGATGGAGCATACCATCCGCTTCCAGCATGGTGAACGTGATGCGCCGCTTTCCGTCGTTGGCGCAAGCGATGAGCCGCGCGGAACGCTGGTGACGTTCAAGCCCAGCAAGGCGACCTTCACCAGGGTGGACTTCGAGTTCAGCATCCTGGAACGACGGATGCGCGAACTGGCGTTCCTCAATTCCGGGCTGACGATTGTGCTTCGGGATGAGCGTCATGCCGAGGCACGCGAGACAACCTTCTTCTATGAAGGCGGTCTCGCCGCTTTCGCGGAATGGCTGGATGCGTCCAAAACGCCTATTGTCTCACCACCGATCACGGCGTCTGTCGATCATGCGGAAAGCGGCATCAAGGTCGAGTTTGCCCTGACGTGGAATGACAGTTTCCATGAGACGATGCTTTGCTTCACCAACAATATTCCCCAACGCGACGGTGGTGCTCATCTGGCTGGCTTCCGGCAGGCTCTGACACGTATCGTCGGTCGCTATGCCGAGGCGAACAGCAAGCGCGAGGCGGGGTCGCTGACCGGCGAGGACATGCGGGAAGGCATGACGGCCGTGTTGTCGGTCAAGGTGCCGGACCCGAAATTCTCGTCGCAGACGAAAGACAAGCTGGTATCGTCGGAAGTGCAGCCTGTCGTGCATGTTGCGGCGGCAGACGCTATCGGACATTGGTTCGAGACACATCCCAAGGAAGCGAAGGCGATCGTTGCGAAGGTCATCGAGGCGGCTGCGGCGCGCGATGCCGCGCGGCGTGCACGTGAACTGACGCGTCGCAAAGGCGTGTTGGACGTCTCGTCGTTGCCTGGGAAGCTGGCGGATTGTCAGGAGCGCGATGCGGCCAAGGCTGAGCTGTTCATTGTGGAGGGTGACTCGGCTGGCGGCACGGCCAAGCAGGGCCGGGACCGGCGTTTCCAGGCGATCCTGCCGCTTAAGGGTAAGATCCTGAATGTCGAACGGGCACGTTTTGACCGAATGCTGGGTTCGGCGGAAGTTGGAACGCTGATTACCGCGCTAGGCACTGGCATTGGGCGTGGTGAGGTGGATCAGGGCGGTTTCTCGATCGACAAGCTGCGCTACCACAAGATCGTCATCATGACGGATGCTGACGTCGATGGCTCGCATATCCGCACGCTTCTGTTGACATTCTTCTTCAGGCAAATGCCGGAACTTATTGAAAACGGTTATCTTTATATTGCGCAACCGCCGCTCTATCGTGCCAAGCGCGGCAATGAGGAACGCTATCTGAAGGATGATGCCGCGCTGGAGCAGTATCTGCTCGACAAGGCACTGGCCAATGCAAGTCTCTCCTATCATGATGGTCGGGAACTGACCGGCGGGGCACTCAACGACAATGTGCGCTGGCTCGGTCGTGTGACGCAGACGCTTCAACGGATTGCGACCAAGGTTCCGACATGGATATTGGAGCAGGCGCTCATCGCGCGTGCCATATCCCTGAATGTGGAAGAGGCACAGCTTCGGGCGCCCGACCTGCAGGCGCGGCTGGATGCGGCATCGCCAGTCAGCGAGCGCGGCTGGAAAGTCGTTCCAACGGATCGGGGCGAGTTGCGTCTCGCACGCAGTGTGCGTGGTGTTGGCGAAGTTTACACCCTGGATACCGTCCTGCTTCGCTCGGCCGAGGCTCGCTGGCTTGCTGGGGAAGAAGAGCGGTTGGCTCGGGACTTCGATCGTCCTGCCACGCTGACGCTAGACGGCCATGTCTATACGATGAATGGGCCGGCAGCCCTGTTCGAGCGGGTGCTGGCGCAAGGCCGTCGCGGTCTGGCGATCAATCGCTTCAAAGGGCTGGGTGAAATGAACAACGAGCAGTTGTGGAACACGACGCTCGATCCCGCCACGCGTATTCTGTTGCAGGTGAAAATCGGCGATGTTGAGGACGCCGGGCAGGTTTTTTCGACCCTGATGGGCGACGTGGTTGAGCCGCGACGTGACTTCATCGTCGGTAACGCCCAGAAAGTTGCTAACCTTGATGTTTGA
- the recF gene encoding DNA replication/repair protein RecF (All proteins in this family for which functions are known are DNA-binding proteins that assist the filamentation of RecA onto DNA for the initiation of recombination or recombinational repair.), giving the protein MQIQRLALTNFRNYAHQVWKPRHRISVLTGENGAGKTNVLEAVSLLAPGRGLRGASLTQLALHGASEWGVAAQVLAGGMLVDLGTGNDLKGGTRRVFQLDAQSVRSQGDIAQFFSCVWITPQMDRLFTDPGSARRRFLDRLVVALNPQHARELAAHERAVAQRNRLLAERPGETAWLAAAEDSMTRHAIAITASRMALVDGMNHTAGDVPGFPRSDLALICPIGTQLASGSALQAEDWLREKLRASRDDDRMRSGSRWGAHRADLGLTDRASGRSADQSSSGQQKAMLLGVVLSHAELIARQRGDPPIILLDEPLVHLDARRREALLAALPDLEASVMLTGTDRPLFESLEGRAAFHRVSDNRLSDDSFPESSI; this is encoded by the coding sequence TTGCAGATACAACGCCTCGCACTCACGAACTTTCGTAACTACGCTCATCAGGTCTGGAAGCCACGGCACCGGATTTCCGTTCTGACGGGAGAAAACGGCGCAGGTAAGACGAACGTGCTGGAGGCGGTGTCGCTTCTCGCGCCGGGGCGCGGGCTCCGTGGTGCCAGCCTGACGCAACTGGCACTGCATGGCGCGAGCGAATGGGGTGTCGCGGCGCAAGTCCTTGCCGGCGGCATGCTTGTTGATCTGGGTACGGGCAACGACCTGAAGGGCGGGACGCGTCGCGTTTTTCAGCTGGACGCTCAGTCCGTGCGCAGTCAGGGCGATATCGCGCAATTTTTCTCGTGTGTATGGATTACGCCGCAGATGGATCGGCTTTTTACCGATCCGGGCTCAGCACGACGGCGTTTTCTGGACAGGCTGGTCGTTGCGCTTAATCCGCAGCATGCACGGGAGCTGGCTGCACATGAAAGGGCCGTGGCGCAGCGCAACAGATTGCTGGCGGAGCGCCCGGGTGAAACGGCATGGCTGGCGGCCGCGGAGGATTCCATGACCCGTCATGCCATTGCGATAACGGCATCGCGGATGGCGCTGGTCGATGGCATGAACCACACGGCGGGCGATGTTCCCGGATTTCCACGAAGCGATCTCGCGCTCATCTGCCCGATTGGCACGCAGCTCGCCTCGGGCTCCGCCTTGCAAGCCGAAGACTGGCTTCGGGAGAAACTGCGGGCGTCGCGAGACGACGACCGAATGCGTTCCGGTAGCCGCTGGGGGGCGCATCGTGCTGATCTGGGGCTGACGGATCGCGCAAGCGGTCGCTCAGCCGATCAGTCGAGCAGTGGTCAGCAGAAGGCGATGCTGCTGGGGGTCGTCCTGTCGCATGCCGAATTGATCGCGCGGCAACGGGGGGATCCGCCGATCATTCTCCTTGACGAGCCCCTTGTGCATCTGGATGCGCGGCGTCGCGAAGCCTTGCTTGCGGCGCTGCCCGATCTGGAAGCATCGGTCATGCTGACAGGGACGGATCGCCCGCTCTTCGAGTCACTGGAGGGGCGTGCCGCCTTTCATCGCGTATCCGATAACCGTCTAAGCGACGATTCTTTTCCAGAATCAAGCATTTAA
- the dnaN gene encoding DNA polymerase III subunit beta, with amino-acid sequence MKFKADRSTLIRALAHIQSVAEKRNTIPILANVLLSVEDGTLRLTATDMEIAVVEEVAAEVLRPGAVTAPAAVLYDIVRKLADNSVVELDHPGSDAPLALRAGKYATSLNVLPVDDFPSMVAGDLPNTFRIATATLRGLIDRTRFAISTEETRYYLNGIFLHVAEGPLGQMLRAVATDGHRLARVETEVPAGAEGMPGVIVPRKTINELRKLLDEGTSDIEVNLSDTRIQFRAGSVLLTSKLIDGTFPEYERVIPKGNDRILRVGKRDFADAVGRVAAISQERSRPVKLSVSPNLLTLSAISPDQGMAKEELDENSVVYDAPPIEIGFQARYLNDITDQIENEVEFAFADSAAPTLVRDTNSPSALYVLMPMRV; translated from the coding sequence ATGAAATTCAAGGCCGACCGCTCCACGCTTATTCGAGCACTTGCTCATATTCAAAGCGTGGCGGAGAAGCGCAATACGATCCCGATCCTGGCGAATGTTCTTCTTTCCGTTGAGGATGGCACGCTTCGTCTGACAGCGACGGACATGGAAATTGCGGTCGTTGAGGAAGTGGCGGCCGAGGTTCTCCGTCCCGGCGCGGTGACGGCACCGGCCGCCGTTCTGTATGATATCGTCCGAAAGCTGGCCGACAATTCGGTTGTGGAACTGGATCATCCAGGAAGCGATGCGCCGCTTGCCTTGCGGGCGGGGAAATACGCGACGAGCCTGAATGTGCTGCCGGTCGATGATTTCCCCTCCATGGTCGCGGGTGATCTTCCCAATACGTTCCGGATTGCAACCGCCACGCTGCGTGGCCTGATTGACCGAACCCGCTTCGCGATTTCGACGGAAGAGACCCGTTATTATCTCAATGGTATTTTCCTCCATGTTGCGGAAGGTCCGCTCGGGCAGATGCTGCGCGCCGTTGCGACGGACGGGCATCGTCTGGCACGCGTCGAGACGGAGGTTCCCGCTGGCGCCGAGGGTATGCCGGGCGTCATCGTGCCTCGGAAAACCATCAACGAACTGCGTAAGCTGCTCGACGAGGGCACGTCGGACATCGAAGTCAACCTTTCCGACACGCGGATTCAGTTCCGTGCCGGGTCGGTTTTGCTGACGTCGAAGTTGATCGACGGTACGTTCCCTGAATATGAGCGTGTTATTCCCAAAGGTAACGATCGGATCCTTCGTGTCGGCAAGCGGGATTTCGCCGATGCCGTCGGGCGCGTGGCGGCCATCAGCCAGGAACGTTCGCGCCCGGTCAAGCTTTCGGTCTCGCCAAACCTGCTGACGCTTTCCGCCATAAGTCCCGATCAGGGCATGGCGAAGGAAGAGCTCGACGAGAATAGCGTCGTCTATGATGCGCCGCCGATCGAGATCGGGTTTCAGGCGCGTTATCTGAATGACATTACCGATCAGATCGAGAACGAAGTCGAGTTTGCCTTTGCGGACAGCGCAGCGCCGACTCTGGTGCGTGATACGAACTCGCCGTCGGCTCTGTATGTTCTGATGCCCATGCGGGTGTAG
- the dnaA gene encoding chromosomal replication initiator protein DnaA, which translates to MHLSAASDDVRVSGENLTHHWERVRDRLKGEVGEVEYRTWLTQIILGPLEEDEVTLLLPTRFLRDWVRGQYGDRLQQLWRAECPLVQRVELQVKRGATVPTPVSAVTASAVIPDEVPAAQISTSQPPVAEIRNDLAAPLDPRFTFDSFVVGKPNEFAYACARRVAEKPSSPGFNPLFLYGGVGLGKTHLMHAIGSELTKGGQVSVAYMSAEKFMYRFIAAIRSQSTMEFKEQLRSVDVLMIDDLQFLIGKDNTQEEFFHTFNALVDAGRQIIVSADKSPSDLSGLEDRLRTRLGCGMVADIHATTFELRISILEAKALASGVTVPGKVLEFLAHKITSNVRELEGALNRLIAHANLFGRPVTLESTQEVLHDILKAHDRRVTIEEIQRKVAEHWNIRLTDMSSARRARAVARPRQVAMYLAKQLTSRSLPEIGRKFGNRDHTTVMHAVARVAEIMERDTAFAEDVELLRRMLEG; encoded by the coding sequence ATGCATCTATCGGCAGCGTCGGATGATGTTCGCGTTTCAGGGGAAAATCTTACTCACCACTGGGAGCGGGTCAGGGATCGTCTGAAAGGGGAAGTCGGAGAGGTCGAATATCGGACCTGGCTGACACAGATCATTCTGGGTCCGCTGGAAGAAGATGAGGTAACGCTTCTTCTGCCGACGCGCTTTCTGCGTGACTGGGTCCGGGGACAATATGGTGACCGGCTACAGCAGCTCTGGCGTGCGGAATGTCCTCTCGTCCAGCGTGTCGAATTGCAGGTAAAACGCGGAGCAACAGTTCCCACGCCGGTCTCTGCCGTGACGGCTTCGGCGGTCATCCCGGACGAGGTGCCTGCCGCACAGATTTCCACGTCGCAGCCGCCAGTTGCAGAGATCAGGAACGATCTTGCCGCGCCGCTGGATCCGCGTTTTACCTTCGATAGCTTTGTCGTCGGCAAGCCGAACGAATTTGCCTATGCATGCGCGCGCCGCGTTGCCGAGAAGCCTTCCAGTCCCGGTTTCAACCCGCTTTTCCTTTATGGTGGCGTTGGGCTGGGAAAGACGCATCTCATGCATGCGATCGGTTCCGAACTCACGAAGGGCGGACAGGTATCGGTTGCTTATATGTCCGCCGAGAAGTTCATGTATCGGTTCATCGCGGCCATTCGTTCGCAATCGACCATGGAGTTCAAGGAGCAGCTGCGTTCGGTCGATGTGCTGATGATCGACGATTTGCAGTTCCTGATCGGCAAGGACAACACACAGGAAGAATTCTTCCACACGTTCAACGCGTTGGTCGATGCCGGGCGGCAGATCATTGTAAGCGCGGATAAATCGCCGTCGGATCTCTCCGGGCTTGAAGATCGTCTCCGCACGCGGCTTGGATGCGGCATGGTGGCGGATATCCATGCCACGACTTTCGAACTGCGCATTTCCATCCTTGAGGCGAAAGCCCTGGCTTCCGGCGTGACGGTGCCAGGCAAGGTGCTGGAATTCCTCGCTCACAAGATCACATCCAATGTGCGTGAGCTCGAAGGGGCGCTAAACAGGCTCATTGCACACGCCAATCTGTTTGGACGTCCGGTGACGCTTGAGAGCACACAGGAAGTGTTGCACGATATCCTCAAGGCGCATGATCGGCGCGTGACCATAGAGGAAATCCAGAGGAAGGTTGCCGAGCATTGGAACATCCGCCTGACCGACATGTCTTCCGCACGGCGCGCGCGGGCCGTGGCGCGGCCCCGGCAGGTTGCCATGTATCTCGCCAAGCAGCTGACGAGCCGCTCACTGCCGGAGATCGGTCGCAAGTTTGGCAACCGTGACCATACGACTGTCATGCATGCGGTGGCACGCGTGGCGGAGATCATGGAGCGTGATACTGCTTTTGCGGAAGATGTCGAACTGCTGCGGAGAATGCTGGAAGGCTAA
- the rpsT gene encoding 30S ribosomal protein S20 has translation MANNASARKRIRQNERRRERNVARVSRMRTFVKKVESAILSGDKNLANEALRAAQPEMQRAAGKGVIASNTVSRKISRLSARIKALATA, from the coding sequence ATGGCCAATAATGCATCGGCGCGTAAGCGCATCCGTCAGAACGAGCGTCGCCGCGAGCGCAACGTTGCGCGTGTTTCGCGTATGCGTACTTTCGTGAAGAAGGTCGAGTCAGCCATCCTTTCCGGTGACAAGAACCTTGCGAACGAAGCGCTTCGTGCGGCACAGCCGGAAATGCAACGCGCTGCGGGCAAGGGCGTCATTGCTTCCAACACGGTGAGCCGCAAGATTTCCCGTCTTTCTGCGCGCATCAAGGCTCTCGCTACGGCGTGA
- the mutM gene encoding bifunctional DNA-formamidopyrimidine glycosylase/DNA-(apurinic or apyrimidinic site) lyase encodes MPELPEVETVLRELRAALEGQTLRRVIVRRDSLRWPIPKGFASRTERRKVVSLRRRGKYILIRLDSDDSILLHLGMSGRIRIMRAEGVDFVRHEHVVLETDGGLHIGFVDPRRFGALDLMPTTDEDMHPLLAKIGLEPLGPDFTTTRLAALLRGRKGPIKTVLLDQRLIAGLGNIYVCEALFRAGIHPEIRACDVAADAVVRLAAVIPVILENAIAAGGSSLRDYARTDGKSGGFQDLHQVYGREHEACPDCPGQPLCAGIRRIVQAGRSTFYCPQRQHPAS; translated from the coding sequence ATGCCAGAGCTTCCCGAAGTCGAAACCGTTTTGCGCGAACTCCGTGCCGCACTTGAAGGGCAAACGCTCAGACGCGTTATTGTGCGGCGTGATTCCCTGCGTTGGCCGATTCCAAAAGGATTTGCGAGTCGCACGGAAAGACGAAAGGTTGTGTCCCTGCGGAGGCGCGGCAAATACATCCTCATCCGTCTGGATAGCGATGACAGTATCCTGCTTCATCTTGGTATGTCCGGTCGCATACGGATCATGCGCGCCGAAGGTGTGGACTTTGTGCGCCATGAGCATGTCGTTCTGGAGACAGATGGCGGGCTTCACATAGGTTTCGTCGATCCACGGCGGTTCGGCGCCCTGGATCTGATGCCGACCACCGATGAGGACATGCATCCCCTGCTGGCGAAGATCGGACTGGAACCCTTAGGGCCCGATTTCACGACGACACGACTGGCGGCGCTCCTGAGAGGGCGCAAGGGGCCGATCAAGACAGTGCTGCTCGACCAGAGGCTGATTGCCGGTCTCGGTAATATCTATGTCTGTGAGGCCCTGTTTCGTGCGGGCATCCATCCTGAAATCCGCGCCTGCGATGTCGCGGCTGATGCGGTTGTCCGGTTGGCAGCCGTCATTCCCGTCATACTGGAGAACGCAATTGCGGCTGGCGGCTCATCGTTGCGCGATTATGCGCGGACCGATGGGAAAAGCGGTGGCTTTCAGGATCTGCATCAGGTCTATGGTCGGGAACACGAAGCCTGTCCCGATTGTCCGGGGCAGCCGTTATGCGCCGGCATCCGGCGGATCGTGCAGGCCGGGCGTTCGACATTCTATTGTCCGCAACGCCAACATCCGGCTTCATGA
- a CDS encoding class I SAM-dependent methyltransferase: MTDNADPRLSHPAASDAETTDFGYRAVPRAEKKPLVRAVFDSVAQRYDVMNDLMSLGIHRVWKRIFLTTLAPRANLKLLDLAGGTGDISFGWLRGGGGPAMLTDINAAMLSVGRDRAATRGVISDLTFCVVDAETIPLPDSSVDRVAIAFGLRNCTDKSAVLREARRVLRPGGRFCCLEFSHVQVAALSPIYDAWSFGVLPRMGAMIAKDSESYRYLAESIRTFPDQETLAEMMREAGLSHVSYQNLSGGIAAIHSGWRL, encoded by the coding sequence ATGACCGACAATGCCGATCCCCGCCTATCGCATCCCGCCGCTTCGGACGCCGAGACGACCGATTTCGGTTATCGCGCCGTTCCCCGCGCGGAAAAGAAGCCGCTGGTCCGTGCCGTCTTCGATAGCGTGGCACAGCGCTACGACGTGATGAACGACCTGATGTCCCTCGGCATCCATCGAGTCTGGAAGCGCATTTTCCTGACAACCCTTGCCCCGCGCGCGAACCTCAAGCTTCTCGATCTGGCAGGCGGTACGGGCGATATCAGCTTCGGCTGGCTGCGCGGCGGTGGCGGACCGGCGATGCTGACGGATATCAATGCCGCCATGCTCTCTGTCGGGCGCGACCGCGCGGCAACACGTGGTGTCATCTCCGATCTGACGTTCTGCGTGGTGGACGCGGAAACCATTCCCCTGCCCGATTCGAGCGTCGATCGCGTCGCCATCGCTTTCGGCCTGCGCAACTGCACCGACAAGAGTGCCGTACTGCGGGAAGCCCGTCGCGTCCTTCGCCCGGGCGGCCGCTTCTGCTGCCTGGAGTTTTCGCATGTCCAGGTCGCGGCGCTGTCTCCCATCTACGACGCCTGGTCGTTCGGTGTTCTTCCGCGCATGGGCGCAATGATCGCCAAGGATTCGGAAAGTTATCGCTATCTGGCCGAAAGCATTCGTACTTTCCCCGATCAGGAGACCCTCGCGGAGATGATGCGTGAAGCCGGCCTTTCCCATGTAAGCTACCAGAACCTCTCCGGCGGTATCGCGGCCATTCACTCCGGCTGGCGGCTGTAA